One genomic window of Vibrio rhizosphaerae includes the following:
- a CDS encoding dual specificity protein phosphatase family protein, with product MMTTNLPHYTRPPISLIERHMPVWDVDIYIGGSTGAADIELLRQHNITTVLNCAVNLDIDWVEQLDPQHTESLSQFGWGPVRYYKIGLIDGPGNPESMLLAGYHLMRSCLSQRIPEKPSYKVREQGNILVHCRGGRSRSVTVVAIFLHLEWPEKYPTLDSAIAHIRDKRQLHPDEWFETPKPMLIELAHRVIKMEHLLRQAGFGQAR from the coding sequence ATGATGACCACAAACCTGCCTCATTATACTCGTCCGCCGATTAGTCTGATCGAGCGTCATATGCCTGTATGGGATGTCGATATTTATATCGGCGGCTCGACCGGAGCTGCGGACATCGAGCTGCTGCGCCAACATAACATTACTACGGTCCTCAATTGTGCGGTGAATCTGGATATAGACTGGGTGGAACAGCTTGATCCTCAGCATACCGAATCCCTGTCGCAATTTGGCTGGGGGCCGGTTCGGTATTATAAAATCGGCTTGATCGACGGCCCGGGAAATCCCGAATCCATGTTGCTCGCGGGATATCACTTAATGCGTTCGTGTTTAAGCCAGCGGATACCGGAAAAACCATCATACAAAGTGAGAGAACAAGGGAATATTCTGGTTCACTGCCGTGGTGGCCGAAGCCGTTCTGTCACCGTTGTCGCAATTTTTCTCCATTTAGAATGGCCAGAAAAATACCCGACATTAGACTCAGCGATTGCTCATATTCGTGATAAACGTCAATTGCATCCGGATGAATGGTTCGAAACACCCAAACCGATGCTCATCGAACTTGCGCACCGCGTGATTAAAATGGAACATCTTTTACGTCAGGCTGGCTTTGGTCAAGCGCGATAG
- a CDS encoding inositol monophosphatase family protein, protein MNALALDARETTLKEILQQAGALALAHFKSRRPGEYTLKGAQDFLTESDTMVEQYIRHKLKAAFPDDGILGEEIGGQADNSQLWIIDPIDGTANFARGIEHFCVVLAFVKDGVTLLGGIFNPATDELYLARKGVYVEKNGMPLRVATTSELQATSFELGWSNRVTQQRYLDVYTALLASGVNIRRGASGALALAWVAEGRTDGYAELHMNAWDCLAGLLMVEEAGGMICCFPKKHADIAHGGAVLAATPYIAPALSEATQIELNPLVSY, encoded by the coding sequence TTGAACGCATTAGCATTAGACGCCAGAGAAACAACTCTGAAAGAAATATTACAGCAAGCCGGGGCGCTTGCGCTTGCCCATTTCAAATCTCGTCGCCCGGGGGAATATACCCTGAAAGGTGCTCAGGATTTTTTAACCGAATCCGATACGATGGTTGAACAGTATATTCGCCACAAACTCAAAGCGGCTTTTCCGGATGATGGTATTTTAGGGGAGGAAATTGGCGGGCAGGCAGACAATTCCCAGCTTTGGATCATTGATCCGATTGACGGTACGGCCAACTTTGCCCGGGGTATTGAGCACTTTTGTGTGGTACTCGCATTCGTGAAAGATGGCGTGACTTTGTTGGGGGGGATATTTAATCCGGCCACTGATGAGCTTTATCTTGCACGGAAAGGTGTGTATGTGGAGAAAAATGGTATGCCGCTGCGTGTGGCAACAACATCCGAATTACAAGCCACCTCATTTGAGCTGGGCTGGTCAAACCGAGTGACGCAGCAACGTTATCTGGATGTTTATACTGCGCTGCTGGCGTCCGGTGTTAATATCCGGCGCGGCGCTTCCGGTGCATTAGCCTTAGCTTGGGTTGCCGAAGGTCGCACGGATGGTTATGCCGAACTCCATATGAATGCGTGGGATTGCCTTGCCGGGCTCTTGATGGTTGAAGAGGCGGGGGGCATGATTTGCTGTTTTCCTAAAAAACACGCCGATATCGCTCACGGAGGGGCTGTCCTTGCCGCAACGCCTTACATCGCCCCGGCATTATCTGAAGCCACTCAGATCGAACTCAACCCCCTCGTTAGCTATTAA
- a CDS encoding ABC transporter substrate-binding protein: MKYNLLALSIVTAGLSFATHANESFDLNALVAAAQQEEAITVYAPTGKIVQQTKDFTAKYGVKAVGIKAKAPNIIEIISREAQANNVKADVALIEDAPATQVQLLDKGYVFSWVPDDMKQDIATDYQNPLTVVLASNVWAYNTAQYQTCPLTNIWQLTEPKWRHKIAMQDPLIKPLYADTFNQMATHYDDQMAKAYQDLYGHPLKTEEGSATAEFVKRLAQNGPLLTKSDGDAAQAIGAPDVKDSFVGLISTAKFRENKNGMKLGICAGMKPFIGVLYPSPGVITTKTNSPNAAKLFIHYLMTAEGIKLQGIDGKISTNQKVALPAEEASGIQQYRDQLMMYKMTSLNSDWQKRQDWMDLWSLNYQR, encoded by the coding sequence ATGAAATATAACTTGCTTGCGCTGTCGATTGTGACTGCAGGGCTATCATTCGCGACACACGCCAATGAATCATTTGATTTGAATGCATTAGTTGCTGCTGCGCAACAAGAAGAAGCGATTACGGTGTATGCTCCGACCGGTAAAATTGTTCAGCAAACAAAAGATTTCACTGCTAAATACGGCGTTAAGGCGGTTGGGATCAAAGCGAAAGCACCGAATATTATCGAGATCATCAGTCGCGAAGCGCAGGCCAATAATGTTAAAGCGGATGTTGCACTCATCGAAGATGCACCGGCGACCCAAGTTCAGCTCTTAGATAAAGGTTATGTTTTCAGCTGGGTACCCGATGATATGAAACAAGATATCGCTACCGATTATCAAAATCCATTGACGGTCGTGCTTGCATCCAATGTTTGGGCCTATAACACCGCACAGTACCAAACTTGTCCGCTCACCAATATCTGGCAACTGACTGAACCGAAATGGCGTCATAAAATCGCAATGCAGGATCCGCTGATTAAGCCACTTTATGCCGATACTTTTAATCAAATGGCGACCCACTATGATGATCAAATGGCCAAAGCGTATCAGGATCTTTATGGTCATCCCCTCAAAACGGAGGAAGGCTCTGCCACGGCCGAATTTGTCAAACGTCTGGCCCAGAATGGCCCGTTACTCACCAAATCCGACGGCGATGCCGCGCAGGCAATCGGTGCGCCTGATGTCAAAGACAGCTTTGTCGGACTGATCAGTACCGCTAAATTCCGAGAAAATAAAAACGGGATGAAACTGGGCATTTGTGCCGGAATGAAGCCATTTATCGGTGTGCTATATCCGTCCCCGGGGGTGATCACCACCAAAACCAATAGCCCGAACGCTGCTAAACTATTTATTCATTATCTGATGACGGCTGAAGGCATTAAATTACAGGGTATTGATGGCAAAATCTCTACGAACCAGAAAGTGGCTTTACCGGCAGAAGAAGCATCCGGTATTCAGCAATACCGCGATCAACTGATGATGTATAAGATGACGAGCCTAAATTCAGACTGGCAAAAACGTCAGGACTGGATGGACTTGTGGAGCCTCAATTACCAACGCTAA
- a CDS encoding ABC transporter ATP-binding protein, whose amino-acid sequence MPTITLSQLQKTYPGAKSAAVKGLDLTVKEGEFMCLLGPSGCGKTTILRMIAGIEHTTGGSLSINDQLMDSVEHGCFVPPEKRGIGLVFQSYALWPHMTVEENVAFGLKLQKIAKDERLQRCQDVMEKLRIAGYAKRYPAQLSGGQQQRVALARMLVVNPSVLLLDEPLSNLDAALRLEMRAELRRIHQTFGTTIVFVSHDQWEAMTLATTIAVMSNGELQQVGTPDDIYATPANRFVAEFIGTPKLNMIDFTDSANSKSDIKREIARRYPDIDKVAHCGIRPEALVLHQSSVMNSAEMVVESIMPTGGSWVIELVSGQDRLFHSTQLRPTYQAGDMLYCELPDEALHFFTPHGERVELLPFRINSIWPDVTNACAHLA is encoded by the coding sequence ATGCCAACCATCACTTTATCTCAATTACAGAAAACTTATCCGGGCGCCAAAAGCGCAGCGGTAAAAGGGTTGGATTTAACCGTCAAAGAAGGTGAATTCATGTGTTTGCTCGGTCCTTCTGGTTGTGGAAAGACCACTATCTTACGGATGATCGCCGGGATAGAGCATACAACCGGCGGCTCTCTTTCAATTAATGATCAACTGATGGATTCCGTCGAACATGGCTGTTTTGTTCCACCGGAAAAACGCGGTATCGGGTTAGTTTTTCAGAGCTACGCCTTATGGCCCCATATGACGGTAGAAGAGAATGTCGCCTTCGGTCTGAAACTGCAAAAAATCGCCAAAGATGAACGATTACAACGCTGTCAGGATGTGATGGAAAAGCTGAGAATTGCCGGTTATGCCAAGCGTTACCCTGCACAGCTATCCGGCGGCCAGCAACAGCGCGTCGCGCTGGCCCGCATGCTGGTCGTGAATCCCAGTGTACTTCTGCTGGATGAACCATTGTCGAACTTAGATGCGGCACTGCGTCTGGAAATGCGTGCGGAACTCCGTCGAATTCATCAAACCTTCGGCACAACGATTGTATTTGTCAGCCACGATCAATGGGAAGCCATGACACTGGCAACCACCATTGCCGTGATGAGTAACGGAGAACTCCAGCAGGTTGGTACCCCGGACGATATCTATGCTACACCCGCCAACCGTTTTGTTGCTGAATTTATCGGGACACCGAAACTGAACATGATCGATTTTACCGATAGCGCCAATAGCAAAAGTGATATCAAACGTGAAATTGCCCGCCGTTATCCCGATATCGATAAAGTTGCACACTGTGGTATTCGTCCCGAAGCGTTGGTACTACACCAAAGTTCAGTGATGAACAGTGCTGAAATGGTGGTTGAATCCATCATGCCGACAGGTGGCAGTTGGGTGATTGAACTGGTGAGCGGGCAAGACCGACTCTTTCATTCAACCCAGTTACGACCGACCTATCAAGCCGGAGACATGCTCTATTGTGAACTGCCCGATGAAGCTCTGCACTTTTTTACACCGCATGGCGAACGGGTCGAGCTCTTACCATTTCGCATCAATTCTATCTGGCCTGACGTGACAAATGCTTGTGCTCATTTAGCTTAA
- a CDS encoding ABC transporter permease: MSGLPTCSAPMQTSALHKAKHRFAVAKQEPANLLALLLLMFFAYLIVAPVLSIATDAFVVQSGDEIRTHQTEGATTSYYLSRALTSRMSQLLLWQPLQHTLSVAALTVFFALLLGVALAWLVNRTDMFGRKWFATALIVPFMLPSWTFALAWTTIFKNRTIGGQPGWLEAMGVTMPDWIAYGFFPMVVILVIHYVPLVILIVGNALRRFDSQLEDCARILGAKRKTITLKIILPLIRPALLSAALLIFADCIGEFAIPYILGLPVNFNTLSTSLYRALDSRQSGVAAVVALVIMLIGIVTLIIDMRMMKEARRFITVGVKGQMERTNRLGIMRVPATGLASLFVMIGVAIPLITLFLSTIMILPGRFNPENFTFDYWIGENLDTLALHSGILFTREFWDAVWNTVMIVGSASLISGVLGLLVGYAVIRCTIPWVGQFLKQVTFMPYLVPGIAFAAAFLSLFAVSHGPIPALYGLPVLLIIALIAEQMPFASRSGIAAMTQLGKEPEEAARIAGANWWTRLMRIIVPIQAAPLATGILLPFISGIKGVSLFIILAIPATDVLTTYSLRLIDYNYDQAANAVVLMIALVAWGGTVLIQRISGTGLAQGLES, from the coding sequence GTGTCTGGATTACCAACTTGTTCTGCGCCAATGCAAACAAGTGCATTACACAAAGCAAAACATCGTTTTGCGGTTGCTAAGCAAGAGCCGGCGAACCTGTTAGCGTTATTGCTATTGATGTTTTTCGCTTATTTAATTGTTGCTCCGGTGCTGTCCATTGCAACTGACGCATTCGTTGTTCAGTCCGGGGATGAAATACGTACCCATCAAACAGAAGGTGCAACGACAAGTTATTACCTGAGTCGGGCACTGACTTCTCGGATGTCACAACTCTTATTGTGGCAACCGTTGCAGCACACGCTCAGTGTCGCCGCACTGACCGTATTTTTCGCTTTGTTACTGGGTGTGGCGCTGGCGTGGTTGGTTAACCGTACCGATATGTTCGGCAGGAAATGGTTTGCGACGGCCTTGATTGTGCCATTTATGTTGCCTTCATGGACTTTCGCCTTGGCGTGGACAACCATTTTCAAAAATCGCACCATTGGCGGTCAGCCCGGATGGCTCGAAGCCATGGGTGTCACGATGCCGGACTGGATCGCCTATGGCTTTTTCCCGATGGTTGTGATTCTGGTGATTCACTATGTGCCGTTGGTTATTTTGATTGTCGGTAATGCACTGCGCCGTTTTGACTCTCAATTAGAGGATTGCGCACGCATTCTGGGGGCTAAACGTAAGACGATTACTCTAAAAATTATCCTCCCTTTGATTCGTCCGGCTCTGCTTTCTGCGGCATTACTGATTTTCGCCGATTGTATTGGTGAGTTTGCGATTCCTTATATCCTTGGTTTGCCTGTCAATTTTAATACGCTGTCGACCAGCCTGTATCGTGCCTTAGATTCCCGGCAAAGTGGCGTAGCTGCTGTGGTCGCGCTGGTAATCATGTTGATTGGTATCGTCACACTGATCATTGATATGCGCATGATGAAAGAAGCCCGCCGCTTTATTACCGTCGGTGTGAAAGGGCAAATGGAACGAACCAACCGGCTCGGGATTATGCGTGTACCGGCAACCGGACTGGCAAGCCTGTTTGTGATGATTGGGGTTGCAATCCCGCTGATTACTTTATTCCTTTCTACGATTATGATTCTGCCGGGGCGCTTTAATCCGGAGAATTTTACCTTTGACTATTGGATTGGTGAAAACCTCGATACCTTAGCCCTGCATAGTGGCATTCTGTTTACGCGGGAGTTCTGGGATGCCGTCTGGAATACCGTCATGATCGTCGGAAGTGCCTCCCTTATTTCAGGTGTGTTAGGACTATTGGTCGGTTATGCGGTTATACGCTGTACGATTCCTTGGGTCGGACAGTTTCTCAAACAAGTCACATTTATGCCGTACTTAGTTCCCGGTATTGCCTTTGCTGCTGCGTTTCTTTCTCTGTTTGCCGTTTCACACGGGCCCATTCCTGCGCTTTATGGCTTACCGGTTTTACTGATTATTGCGCTGATTGCTGAACAAATGCCATTCGCCAGTCGTTCCGGCATCGCTGCGATGACGCAACTCGGTAAAGAGCCCGAAGAAGCCGCCCGAATCGCGGGGGCCAACTGGTGGACCCGCCTAATGCGCATTATCGTGCCGATTCAGGCTGCACCTTTGGCCACGGGAATCTTATTACCTTTTATTTCCGGAATTAAAGGGGTCAGCCTGTTTATTATTCTCGCGATTCCCGCGACCGACGTCTTAACAACCTATTCACTACGTCTGATTGACTATAACTATGACCAAGCCGCGAATGCTGTGGTACTGATGATTGCGCTGGTTGCCTGGGGAGGCACGGTACTCATTCAACGTATTTCAGGCACCGGACTGGCACAAGGATTGGAGAGTTAA
- a CDS encoding 3'-5' exonuclease codes for MPQANSVVVLDFETTGLSPHLGDRAIEIGAVKLVDGEVVDSFQQLMNPGFRVSSFIESYTGITNHMLRTAPSCDEVMASFSEFITGENLIAHNASFDKRFLDAELERINRGYSGEFACSLLVARRLIQDAPSHKLGALVRYKNIDNDGVFHRALADAQMTAKLWLQMVEDLEQSGIVKPSFQLMQAIGKTAKGKVNLLLAKRRA; via the coding sequence ATGCCTCAAGCAAATTCCGTGGTCGTACTTGACTTTGAAACCACTGGCCTCTCTCCTCATCTTGGTGACCGCGCAATCGAGATTGGTGCGGTTAAACTCGTCGATGGTGAGGTTGTCGATAGTTTTCAGCAATTGATGAATCCGGGCTTCAGGGTGAGCTCATTTATTGAAAGCTATACTGGCATCACCAATCACATGTTACGTACAGCACCAAGCTGTGATGAAGTGATGGCATCGTTTAGTGAGTTCATTACCGGTGAGAACCTGATTGCTCACAACGCTTCGTTCGATAAACGATTTTTAGACGCAGAGCTTGAGAGAATCAACCGTGGTTATTCAGGCGAGTTTGCCTGCTCTTTACTGGTGGCAAGGCGACTGATTCAAGATGCACCGTCACACAAACTCGGTGCGCTTGTTCGCTACAAAAATATCGACAATGACGGTGTATTTCACCGGGCATTAGCTGATGCACAGATGACAGCCAAACTTTGGCTTCAAATGGTAGAGGACTTAGAGCAATCGGGAATCGTCAAGCCAAGCTTTCAGCTTATGCAAGCCATTGGTAAAACAGCAAAAGGGAAAGTGAACCTACTCCTCGCTAAACGTCGTGCTTAA
- a CDS encoding RHS repeat domain-containing protein, whose product MSGLETRRTQGALTSHFQYDEFGNLIQEARGTQQSLVTTYAYDCQHRLIRVEKPDGSSAEYRYDAFGRRIHKAVTDKTGQTRQTEFLWQGDKLLAESGERHYQTYLYEYGSFKPLALVTGEGADNATPYFYHLDQIGTPLEITDATGAVAWSVDYHSYGNVAYQRKAQIVSPLRFQGQYYDAETGLHYNRHRYYSPGTGRFITPDPIGLAGGLNNYQYVKNPTGWVDPLGLMMKACQGLCKLGVAQHAKTSKGLYHNAWNEFQKDHAGQFKTRAEASKAYQDLIQNESPWPYGYTPAQRTIQPGETFNMAVAPIQPVTSPGGFGTIDTIPNSNYVWNELAVKRSWKPQGVDRVVTYKVDKPFEVLEGPVGPQVEVLSDGKKRYIPGGGSQLQLLLPRDVSLKMKYLRVEDTVKIK is encoded by the coding sequence GTGAGCGGTCTGGAAACCCGCCGGACACAGGGCGCGTTGACCAGTCATTTTCAGTATGATGAGTTCGGTAACCTGATACAGGAAGCGCGGGGCACCCAGCAGTCTCTGGTCACAACCTATGCATATGACTGCCAGCACCGGCTTATCAGAGTTGAAAAGCCTGACGGCAGCAGCGCTGAATATCGATATGATGCGTTCGGCAGACGGATTCATAAAGCGGTTACCGACAAAACCGGGCAAACCCGGCAAACTGAATTTCTGTGGCAGGGAGATAAACTGCTGGCAGAGTCGGGTGAGCGCCACTACCAGACCTATCTGTACGAGTACGGCAGCTTTAAACCGCTGGCACTGGTGACCGGTGAAGGAGCAGACAACGCCACACCTTATTTCTATCACCTTGACCAGATTGGTACGCCGCTGGAAATTACCGATGCTACCGGTGCCGTGGCATGGTCGGTGGATTACCACAGTTACGGCAATGTCGCTTATCAGCGCAAGGCACAAATCGTCAGCCCGCTACGTTTTCAGGGGCAGTATTATGATGCAGAAACGGGTTTACATTACAACCGTCATCGTTACTATAGCCCGGGCACCGGGCGCTTTATCACCCCCGATCCGATTGGGCTTGCGGGTGGTTTAAACAACTACCAGTATGTGAAAAATCCGACGGGGTGGGTGGATCCGCTAGGGTTGATGATGAAGGCATGTCAAGGGCTTTGTAAGCTTGGCGTAGCTCAGCATGCTAAGACATCGAAAGGGCTTTATCATAACGCATGGAATGAATTTCAGAAAGATCATGCAGGCCAATTTAAAACTAGGGCTGAAGCGTCGAAAGCATATCAGGATTTGATTCAGAACGAGTCGCCTTGGCCTTATGGATATACTCCAGCACAAAGAACAATTCAACCAGGGGAAACATTTAATATGGCTGTCGCCCCTATACAACCAGTAACGAGTCCTGGAGGTTTTGGTACAATAGATACTATTCCAAACTCTAATTATGTCTGGAATGAACTTGCAGTTAAGCGGTCATGGAAACCTCAAGGTGTTGATCGGGTCGTTACATATAAAGTTGATAAACCTTTTGAAGTTCTCGAAGGTCCTGTTGGCCCTCAAGTCGAGGTTCTTTCAGATGGTAAGAAGAGATATATCCCGGGTGGAGGAAGTCAACTCCAACTTCTGTTACCAAGAGATGTCAGCTTAAAAATGAAATACTTAAGAGTAGAGGATACGGTGAAGATAAAATGA
- a CDS encoding IS256 family transposase — MSDDKFEIDIQAFAKALQSGQGLNGKDGLLTPLIKQITEAALGAEIDQHLADEPDNRKNGKSRKNIKTSSGEFELETPRDRNGSFDPQTVKKHQTRLTDEMERNVLSLFALGNSYQHIREYLLDMYGISVSNGTINAITDRLIPELRAWQERDLDPVYPVVWLDAVHYKIKENGRFVSKAIYTILALNIEGKKELLGIYLSDAEGAHYWLSVLTDLQNRGVKDICISCVDGLKGFPEAIETIYPQTEVQLCVIHQIRNSMKYVASKNQKAFMADLKCVYKAATLKAAEHELDELEIKWGQQYPLVIQSWRNKWENLSVYFKYPEQVRRAIYTTNAVEAVHRQFRKLTKTKGGFANETSLLKLLYAGMLKASEKWTHPVQNWNLTLSQLSIHFEGRLTPYLDL; from the coding sequence ATGTCTGACGATAAATTCGAAATCGATATTCAGGCCTTTGCCAAAGCTCTCCAATCTGGACAAGGACTGAACGGCAAAGATGGCCTGCTCACGCCGCTGATTAAGCAAATCACTGAAGCTGCTCTCGGCGCTGAAATTGACCAGCACCTTGCTGATGAACCCGATAATCGAAAAAATGGTAAGTCCCGGAAAAATATCAAAACCTCATCCGGCGAATTTGAACTCGAAACTCCCCGTGACCGCAATGGCTCTTTTGACCCGCAAACTGTCAAGAAGCACCAGACCCGGCTGACCGATGAGATGGAACGCAATGTCCTTTCCTTGTTTGCCCTTGGCAACAGCTATCAACATATCCGCGAATATCTGCTGGATATGTATGGTATCAGCGTTTCCAATGGCACGATTAACGCCATCACCGACCGTCTTATTCCTGAGCTCAGAGCATGGCAGGAGCGCGATTTAGACCCCGTCTATCCGGTCGTATGGCTCGATGCCGTTCACTACAAAATCAAGGAAAACGGCCGCTTTGTTTCCAAAGCTATTTACACCATCCTTGCACTCAATATCGAAGGAAAAAAAGAGCTGCTGGGCATTTATCTCTCTGATGCCGAAGGCGCGCATTACTGGCTCAGTGTCCTGACCGACTTACAAAATCGCGGTGTCAAAGATATCTGTATTTCCTGTGTCGATGGTCTCAAAGGATTCCCAGAAGCGATTGAAACCATTTATCCGCAAACCGAAGTTCAGCTCTGTGTTATCCATCAAATCCGCAACTCGATGAAATATGTCGCCAGCAAAAATCAGAAAGCTTTTATGGCAGATTTAAAGTGCGTCTATAAAGCTGCGACGCTCAAGGCTGCCGAGCACGAACTTGATGAGCTGGAAATCAAATGGGGGCAACAATATCCGTTGGTGATTCAGTCATGGCGCAATAAATGGGAGAACCTATCGGTATATTTCAAATATCCCGAGCAGGTTCGCAGAGCTATTTACACCACCAATGCGGTTGAGGCGGTACATCGGCAGTTCCGCAAGCTGACCAAGACCAAAGGTGGCTTCGCCAATGAAACCAGCTTGCTCAAGCTATTGTATGCAGGTATGTTGAAAGCCAGTGAAAAATGGACGCATCCGGTGCAAAACTGGAACCTGACGCTGTCTCAGCTCAGTATCCACTTTGAAGGTCGACTCACCCCATACCTGGATTTATAA
- a CDS encoding RHS repeat-associated core domain-containing protein: MQYRAYGSVLTQQVEEIQSPLRFQGQYYDAETGLHYNRHRYYSPETGRFTTADPIGLAGGLNNYQYAPNPTGWIDPLGLVNELIDCPGSATAKLGKNSYKNFVDDPLKPSSLNPQDIRYMQSSIKNTTGDYTVLGNAEALKSGALKAENLTTIKVWKDTEGNIWSLDHRRLAAFKESGMNSIPVEWATADEVKAQAWKMTTKTSGVTIKLKLGDGQNITLGAK; the protein is encoded by the coding sequence GTGCAGTATCGCGCTTATGGCAGCGTACTGACTCAGCAGGTTGAAGAAATTCAGAGCCCGCTACGTTTTCAGGGCCAGTATTACGATGCAGAAACGGGTTTACATTACAACCGACACCGTTACTATAGCCCGGAGACTGGACGTTTCACCACCGCAGACCCGATAGGTTTAGCGGGCGGGTTGAATAACTATCAGTATGCGCCGAATCCGACGGGGTGGATTGACCCGTTGGGGTTGGTAAATGAGTTGATAGATTGTCCGGGGAGTGCTACTGCAAAATTAGGGAAAAATTCTTATAAGAATTTTGTTGATGATCCTCTTAAACCTTCATCTTTAAATCCGCAAGATATCCGCTATATGCAGAGTAGTATTAAAAATACTACGGGTGATTATACTGTACTTGGCAATGCTGAAGCTCTGAAGAGTGGGGCCCTGAAGGCTGAAAATTTAACTACGATTAAAGTGTGGAAAGATACAGAAGGAAATATTTGGTCTCTGGATCATAGACGGTTAGCTGCATTTAAGGAATCGGGTATGAATAGTATACCTGTTGAGTGGGCAACTGCTGATGAAGTTAAAGCTCAAGCTTGGAAAATGACGACTAAAACGAGTGGCGTGACGATAAAACTAAAGCTTGGAGATGGTCAAAATATAACTTTGGGAGCGAAATGA